GAGACTTAGGtttcattgaaaatgaaatagtCGAAGTGTACTCAGTCGTCGATGACAGTTGGTGGAATGGGAAATTGAGAAGAAACGGTGCAGAAGGTATATTTCCTAAAGCTTACGTGGAGATCATGGAGGAAAAAATGGGACATAATTCGTCCTCTACATCTCTTATTGATACGCCTACGAAACAACATACTCCAATGAAGCAGAGAACCCCAGTTTATGATCATGAACACGATGCAAAGTATAGATCAAGCAAAAATAACACTCCTGTTAAGGCCAATTATTCTGCAAGGTATCTGCCAAACAGATCTCAGTGTGTTACAAAAGCAGACATGTCGTATGAATATGACGACGAAAATAACTATCGTTATAACAATAGCTACGATACGATTGAGTTTGGGAATGGAACCCCAAAGAGTAGTAATCCTAGAAAAAGCAGATCGTCATCGAAATTGATGTCGTATACAAATCACCCAAAGAATAAACACATGCATTTTAGTCACTCTCAAGAAGATTTAGCTTTGCaaagagaaaaagaaatagaaaagttcaaaatattgcaaaaacaacaacattatcatataaagaaaattcaGCAATTGGAACTGCAAGACAACTATAGGAactcaatttcaatttctccAGAGGTTTATCACACATCACCAACATCAAAGCCTAGGGTGAAGCAATACAAACCCAGACCCCAATCGCAAGTTTTCCAAACTCCTGTTCCTGGCATTCCTAGTGGTAACTACTCTAGCCCGGCATTGCCAAATAAAGTAAGTCCGCAGCATGATATTATGTCTCCCAAAAATAGTAAGAATAATCttcaattattcaataatcaTACAATTGAAAGCTTTTCGCCAGACGTTTCACCAAAGCCACAAAAATTTGTTCAAGATAAGtatgttgatgattacTATGAAACACCTCAAAAGGCACATGCTCCGGTTGAAGACAATTATGATGAAATCGCATATAAGAGACAACAGTTGGAATTAGAATTACAACAAATAAAGGAGTTGGAAAAGTCCAAACAGcagcagaagaagaaaattcCTTACTCGGGTATGAAATCTTCTCCTAATCGCTCAAAAGCCATACAAGGAGACGGGCTTAATACCAATTCGATGGCTTCTAGCTATATTAGTGAAGATTTGTTATcttcaaagaagaattatcaaTCTAAGGATGACTTAAGTAGaaaattaacaaattttaaTACTGATGAATGTTTGGTAGATGAAtatgacgatgacgatgacgatgacgatgacgatgacgatgacgatgacgatgacgatgacgatgacgatgacgatgaagaataCGGATCTCCACCGCCTCCGCCACCTCCCAAATATGTTAAAGCAAGAAAACCAGTTCAAGAATCTTACCATATTCCTCAACCGAATGGCGAGAAAGAGATGCAACAGACTAAACTGAGAGATAACTATGTCAGAAATGTTCCTTACGATGCAGATGATTTTAAGTTTTCTGGAAACAGCCAAAACAGAATCCACTTAAACGACGATGATATGCTCAGATTATCGCAATTGCAGCATGAAGAGTTAAAAAACTCGACCAAATCTTTGCAAAGTGACGTATTGAACTTATCCGAATTAAGTGCTACCAGTGCTGGGTCTTTTATTAGACATAAGTACGATAAAGAATTGAGATAtcaacaagaattgaaaatgaagaatttatctctcaatgaaaatgacgaagaaaacaaTGTCGAGCTTAATGgagaattgaaagatatAAATAACAAACAACTAATGGACTctatttttcaagataagAAGTCAAGACATCcaaacattttcaaaaaattcttaCAAAAACGAAAGGAAGACGAGACCATGAATCCTATCGAACAAAGGTttcaaaatgaagaatCTATTGATTGGGCAACTTTGAAAATGGATTTGAATAGAATGAATTCGTTAACTTCTCAGGATAAACAATCAAGAACCAGAAGAATCGTCAGAGAAGAAGGATCTTTAATAGTTAAGCCATTAGATTATATTTCTGAAATCAATACAAACGAAACAATCGGTGATCTTGAATCTCCATCCAGCTTTGACGTTTCTGATATTCcttttaaaaatattgaatcttTCAtagaaaaatatgaaatgtCAACCGATCTCAATGAATTAATATCTGACATTAGTgttaaattcaattcatcgAAGCTCAATCAAGTTAGGTGCTTATTACTTCACTTATGCAAATAtcatattattgaagagGCTGGTAAAATTCTGCAAATTAAACCCAAGTTAAACGAAATCTTGTACAAAGGTGAAGCTTCAATTTACCAATTAAACTACTTATTCAAAAAGCTTCTTGATGCTTTACGAATCCCATCTGAAATTGTGTTAGGTTTTTGGAAAAAGCCTAATGAATTTTATCATAATGAACAATACGTCGTTAATCATTGTTGgttatcaattttgattGATAATCAGTTTCATATCATAGATATTTATTGTTTCCAAAATGGGTCTGTCTGTAATATTCGTGACCATGGAAATGGGTATAACGAGTATTACTTTATGACTGAACCATTAAATCTAGTATCGACTCACATACCttctattattgatttgCAACATGTGGTTCCTCCGATTGACCAAAGTATTGCATTTTACTTGCCAAGGAATTATTCCGGTTTTTACAAGAATAGATTAAGTTATAGGAACTTTAATAATGCTTTGACAAGACTAAAGGACTTAGAATTCTTCGAGTTGGAGTTAGAAGTTCCATCTGATATTGAACTTTTTACCTTGGTTAAAACTGCAAAAGTTACAACCAACGAGTTAAGTTTATGCCAGATATTCTGGTCTAATACTAAGAGAATTGCTAAAATCAAGGCAATTCTTCcagaaaaagaatcaatCGGCGTGTTGCAAGTATTCGCTGGCACAAAAGGTTTACAAAAGCATTTTGATAATGTCCATGAATTGGCCATTGTTATTCCATTATACCACACAGGCATTTATAAGTCATGTAAATTTGTGCCTAGATATCCTACTGTTCAAAGCCAGAATAACGATCTATATATTAAACAACCTCAAACCAGCAAAATTGTTGTTAAGAATGCCTATAATTTCGAAATCTGGCAATATCCATCAACAGGAATTAGTAGCCTTAGTGGCTTGGTAAACCAAGATTTTAAGATTGTAATTGAGTCTCCTTCTGGCAAATATTTTAAGCTAACCAAATCTGATCCTACCAAACCATTTGGAGCTTATGAAAGCAATTTCAAATGTCAAGAAGTTGGTCTATACAGAGGTCTAGTTATAGGTGATAGTGGGAACAGCTGGTATGTCTTTGCCCAGTGGGATTGTGTGATGGGCACTGTAACTAATTGAATACCTAgcatttattattattccaCCTTAAATGTACTTCATTTATTCCGCTGGTTTTAAGGTGAACTTTGTTCATGTCATTGCttgattattaataatataacttTTGCATATGTCAAGCACTTAAACCCCTTTTTATGTTCTTTTTTAGATTGATTTTTATACTTTTTATACATGTTTTTGcattaattgaatttgattgattATCACGtgataatatcaaaaatctATATCAAGCACTTTTCACTTACAAGCCTTCTGATACTTTTAATCATAATCAGTATGGCATCAAAAGCGGCAACAACGGCTACGACTATTGTGTCGTCTCCGTCTATAGCGCCATTAAAATACTCGAAAGATCGTAAAGTTGGTGAAGGTACATATGCGGTTGTTTATTTAGGAAATCAAATATCAACTAAACGTAAGATCGCcataaaagaaataaagaCAGGGCTTTTTAAGGATGGTCTTGATATGTCTGCTATTAGAGAAGTCAAGtatttacaagaattaaGACACCCTAATGTAATAGAGTTGGTAGATGTGTTTCTGACAACGAATAATCTCAACTTGGTATTAGAATTTTTGCCTTGTGATTTAGAAGTATTAATAAAGGATACCTCCATAGTATTCAAACCATCCGATATAAAGTCATGGTTATTAATGACCTTAAGAGGTATACATCATTGTCATAGGAACTTTATATTACATCGAGACTTGAAACCtaacaatttattactaGCACCAGATGGAGAATTAAAGATAGCGGATTTTGGGTTGGCAAGATCGTTGGGGAATGCAGACGAATTATTAACTTCGAATGTTGTTACAAGATGGTATCGAGCACCAGAGTTATTATTTGGTGCCAGGCATTATACAGTTGCCGTTGATATTTGGTCGATAGGAATAATATTTGCAGAACTAATGTTGCGTACACCATATTTACCAGGGAAAGACGATACGGATCAAATAGATGTAACTTTCAGGGCTTTGGGGACACCAACAGAACAGATATGGCCAAATGTTTCTAATTTACCATTATATAATGCTTTGCGAGTCTACCCACCCCCTTCAAGGCAAGAATTAAGAAATAGATTTAGTGCTGCTACAGAAAAAGCATTGGATTTGTTAATTCTTATGACGCAATTGGATCCGAACAGAAGATGTGACCTGACGCAAGCGTTGTTACACgaatattttcttgaattccCAAGAGCTACGGAGCCTCTGCAATTACCCAAGAAAAGTAATGGTAAAGAAGAGGATTCTGAGCCTGAGAATAAAAAAAGGAAGTTGTAATATGTACATAATGtatctatattatttgtaataaatatttttaacGTATTCAGCTATAGCCCAGGAAGATGTTAAACCGGGGCTTTCAATTCCCAATAAGTTGACGAATCCAGGGAAGTCTTTCTCTTCTCGTATAATAAAATCAGAGAATCTCTGTTTGTTCTCAGCTTGAGAAACAGTCTTCGGCCTAACACCAGTATAAGTTGGCTGTATATCGCCCATTTCAATACTAGGGAAATACGTCTTAATAGCCTTTACTGCTTCATCAATGTTTATAGAAGTTGCTGAATAGTCTATTTCAGAAGCACTCTTTATATCAAGCCATTCTAAATCAGGGCCAAATCTTAGCTGTCCACCTAAATCGAAAGTCAAATGGGTTCCCAAGGAAGAAGCATTCGGGTTGGGACATGGgtatatcaatttttcagtaattTTGCTTGTTTTTATTGGATTTATTGGTTGATAAGCATAGTATGTTCCTTTAGCAAAATAGCTGTTAAGGTGTCTATCTTCAGGTaacaagaaatttgaaaccTCTTGCGCATAAAGGCCGGCTGAGTTCACTAAGTTATCGGTGGTGACTTCAAACTCACTTCCAGAatccttttctttcaatgtGAGACAATAGTTTGGAATAGATCTGTTATATTCTATATCAACCAATTGTGTATTCAAACCAATGGTACCTtcgttattttcaaattgagTTTGGAAATACAACACCAAGTCATGAGCAGATATAATACCTGTTGTTGGTGATTCGAGGATTCCAGCACTGGCCTTTATTAATGGGAATCTCTTCTTCGCCTGTTCAGTTGATATAAATCCAGTCGGAACTTCAAGTTCTTTTGCATTTCGCTGCAACCTTTCTAGGTATTCGTTTTCTGTCTCATCTTGCGCCACAACCCATTTTCCACACTTCGATAACGGAACTTGAATCGAATTGAATTTTCCTGTCTCATAAGCTTCGTATATCTTGTTTTTTCCTTTGATGCACAATTCGGCCTTCAAACTGTCCTTTGGGTAATAAAGCCCTGCATGGATAACTTCTGAGTTTCTTGACGTAGTCTCAGTCCCTAGACTTTCATGTTGCTCCACTAAAAGAACATTGTTGCCTTCGATTGCTTGCAATTCAGATCCCACAGCTGTTCCTACTACACCACCTCCAATAACAACATGAGAGAAATCAGATGAAATGATCCGACTACAATGAAATTCCTTAATTTGACTTCTACCAATTCTACTACCCACGCATTGAGCTATCTGTCTTgtacaatttttcaacataGCCTTTAATACCGATGCGGCAGTCAAATTATTCctaaataatatatcaagTCTTGCTAAACACTTAAGCTTAATTCTATAATTGTTACAGTTTTCGATATCGAGTGTGCATATATCTATTTGGAATTTGCTTTCATTATGGCGACAGCGACGTGCCACATTTAACTCAGTTGGAAATActatatattcttcaatattgcagaatttagaattgaagTCAATGTAGGAGTAGTTTTCTATTCTGTTCATGATTAAAGCTGCTTTAACTAATTATGTATTTCTACAAAACTTAAGTTGTGCAATCTCAGGTTGTATAGTGTAGTGGTTATCACTTTCGGTTTTGATCCGGACAACCCCGGTTCGAATCCGGGTACGACctacttttttttttttttcctAGCTTGGGCATTTCTGCGATTAGGTGATAACGAAACACACGTGGGTCATATATTAGACATAATTAAAAATCGGATGCCTTcattcatatatatatacaatattttgtatttttttgaCGTTGTTCGTTTCTGTTTAACCGAGAAATTTTGAACCtttcaatcaattgttGATAACTATAATTGACACTATAATTGACAAGTATGAAGTTCGGTGAACATCTTAGAAATGTTCTTATCAAGAATTATAGTTTTTACTATATTGcatatgatgaattaaaacaTCAGTTGAAAAGTAACTTGAAAAGTAATGATTTCAAGTGGACCAATGAgtatgaagaagaattcttAGCGGCACTTGAACAAGAATTGGATAAGGTTTACTCGTTTACCAAGGTCAAGAATACAGAGGTTAATAGAAGGATTAAGGAACTGGAAAAGTTTGTGCATGAGGTTGTCGATGCATTGCAAAATGAACAGAATACAAATCAGCCTCAAGAGCAAGATTTCGAAGATTTGGAGAGCGAATTGTCTGATATAATTGCTGATGTGCACGATTTAGCCAAGTTCACTAGATTGAACTACACTGGATTCCaaaaaatcttgaaaaagcACGACAAAACCACCAAGTTTACTTTGAGACCAATTTTCCAAGTTAGATTGAATGCTAAGCCATTCTACAAGGATAATTATGATAACTTGATTGTCAAGTTGTCTAAGTTGTACGACTTAGTTAGAACCAGAGGTAATCCAGTTAAGGGTGATGCCTCTGCTGGAGGTAGTCAACAAAATTTCGTGAGACAAACCACAAAGTATTGGGTTCACCCAGATAACATTACTGAATTGAAGTTGGTTATTTTAAAACATTTGCCAGTGTTAGTTTTTAATGCTGACAAGGAATTCGAACCAGAAGACAGTGCGATTACTTCCATCTACTTCGATAACAAGAATATGGATTTATATTACGGTAGATTAAGAAAAGACGAAGGTGCGGAGGCCATCAGATTGAGATGGTACGGGGGGATGAAATCGGACCAAATTTTCGTGGAGAGAAAAACTCACAGAGAAGATTGGACTGGTGAAAAATCTGTCAAAGCGAGATTTGTGgtgaaagagaagaaggtaaatgattttttaaAGGGTAAATGGACTGCTTCTCAGgcttttgaaaaaatgaGGAAGGACGGAAAGAAATCCTCTAAAGAGatagataatttagaaCGCTTGGCAAAAGAAGTGCAATATCGGGTTATAAAAGACAAAATGAGACCAGTCGTGAGATCATTTTAT
This is a stretch of genomic DNA from Debaryomyces hansenii CBS767 chromosome G complete sequence. It encodes these proteins:
- a CDS encoding DEHA2G21208p (similar to CA3003|IPF15741 Candida albicans IPF15741), with the translated sequence MSIPPLPFKVKTNISWAGEEDGDLGFIENEIVEVYSVVDDSWWNGKLRRNGAEGIFPKAYVEIMEEKMGHNSSSTSLIDTPTKQHTPMKQRTPVYDHEHDAKYRSSKNNTPVKANYSARYSPNRSQCVTKADMSYEYDDENNYRYNNSYDTIEFGNGTPKSSNPRKSRSSSKLMSYTNHPKNKHMHFSHSQEDLALQREKEIEKFKILQKQQHYHIKKIQQLESQDNYRNSISISPEVYHTSPTSKPRVKQYKPRPQSQVFQTPVPGIPSGNYSSPALPNKVSPQHDIMSPKNSKNNLQLFNNHTIESFSPDVSPKPQKFVQDKYVDDYYETPQKAHAPVEDNYDEIAYKRQQLELELQQIKELEKSKQQQKKKIPYSGMKSSPNRSKAIQGDGLNTNSMASSYISEDLLSSKKNYQSKDDLSRKLTNFNTDECLVDEYDDDDDDDDDDDDDDDDDDDDDDDDEEYGSPPPPPPPKYVKARKPVQESYHIPQPNGEKEMQQTKSRDNYVRNVPYDADDFKFSGNSQNRIHLNDDDMLRLSQLQHEELKNSTKSLQSDVLNLSELSATSAGSFIRHKYDKELRYQQELKMKNLSLNENDEENNVELNGELKDINNKQLMDSIFQDKKSRHPNIFKKFLQKRKEDETMNPIEQRFQNEESIDWATLKMDLNRMNSLTSQDKQSRTRRIVREEGSLIVKPLDYISEINTNETIGDLESPSSFDVSDIPFKNIESFIEKYEMSTDLNELISDISVKFNSSKLNQVRCLLLHLCKYHIIEEAGKISQIKPKLNEILYKGEASIYQLNYLFKKLLDALRIPSEIVLGFWKKPNEFYHNEQYVVNHCWLSILIDNQFHIIDIYCFQNGSVCNIRDHGNGYNEYYFMTEPLNLVSTHIPSIIDLQHVVPPIDQSIAFYLPRNYSGFYKNRLSYRNFNNALTRLKDLEFFELELEVPSDIELFTLVKTAKVTTNELSLCQIFWSNTKRIAKIKAILPEKESIGVLQVFAGTKGLQKHFDNVHELAIVIPLYHTGIYKSCKFVPRYPTVQSQNNDLYIKQPQTSKIVVKNAYNFEIWQYPSTGISSLSGLVNQDFKIVIESPSGKYFKLTKSDPTKPFGAYESNFKCQEVGLYRGLVIGDSGNSWYVFAQWDCVMGTVTN
- a CDS encoding DEHA2G21230p (similar to uniprot|P06242 Saccharomyces cerevisiae YDL108W KIN28 Serine/threonine protein kinase); amino-acid sequence: MASKAATTATTIVSSPSIAPLKYSKDRKVGEGTYAVVYLGNQISTKRKIAIKEIKTGLFKDGLDMSAIREVKYLQELRHPNVIELVDVFSTTNNLNLVLEFLPCDLEVLIKDTSIVFKPSDIKSWLLMTLRGIHHCHRNFILHRDLKPNNLLLAPDGELKIADFGLARSLGNADELLTSNVVTRWYRAPELLFGARHYTVAVDIWSIGIIFAELMLRTPYLPGKDDTDQIDVTFRALGTPTEQIWPNVSNLPLYNALRVYPPPSRQELRNRFSAATEKALDLLILMTQLDPNRRCDSTQALLHEYFLEFPRATEPSQLPKKSNGKEEDSEPENKKRKL
- a CDS encoding DEHA2G21252p (similar to CA0218|IPF15294 Candida albicans IPF15294) — its product is MNRIENYSYIDFNSKFCNIEEYIVFPTELNVARRCRHNESKFQIDICTLDIENCNNYRIKLKCLARLDILFRNNLTAASVLKAMLKNCTRQIAQCVGSRIGRSQIKEFHCSRIISSDFSHVVIGGGVVGTAVGSELQAIEGNNVLLVEQHESLGTETTSRNSEVIHAGLYYPKDSLKAELCIKGKNKIYEAYETGKFNSIQVPLSKCGKWVVAQDETENEYLERLQRNAKELEVPTGFISTEQAKKRFPLIKASAGILESPTTGIISAHDLVLYFQTQFENNEGTIGLNTQLVDIEYNRSIPNYCLTLKEKDSGSEFEVTTDNLVNSAGLYAQEVSNFLLPEDRHLNSYFAKGTYYAYQPINPIKTSKITEKLIYPCPNPNASSLGTHLTFDLGGQLRFGPDLEWLDIKSASEIDYSATSINIDEAVKAIKTYFPSIEMGDIQPTYTGVRPKTVSQAENKQRFSDFIIREEKDFPGFVNLLGIESPGLTSSWAIAEYVKNIYYK
- a CDS encoding DEHA2G21296p (similar to uniprot|P47075 Saccharomyces cerevisiae YJL012C VTC4 putative polyphosphate synthetase) — its product is MKFGEHLRNVLIKNYSFYYIAYDELKHQLKSNLKSNDFKWTNEYEEEFLAALEQELDKVYSFTKVKNTEVNRRIKESEKFVHEVVDALQNEQNTNQPQEQDFEDLESELSDIIADVHDLAKFTRLNYTGFQKILKKHDKTTKFTLRPIFQVRLNAKPFYKDNYDNLIVKLSKLYDLVRTRGNPVKGDASAGGSQQNFVRQTTKYWVHPDNITELKLVILKHLPVLVFNADKEFEPEDSAITSIYFDNKNMDLYYGRLRKDEGAEAIRLRWYGGMKSDQIFVERKTHREDWTGEKSVKARFVVKEKKVNDFLKGKWTASQAFEKMRKDGKKSSKEIDNLERLAKEVQYRVIKDKMRPVVRSFYNRTAFQLPGDARVRISLDTELSMVREDNFDGHDRTNGNWRRTDIGVDYPFSQLPEKDICRFPYAVLEVKLQTQLGQEPPIWVKDLVTSHLVEAVPKFSKFIHGGASLLPDYVNLLPFWLPQMDVDIRKPKIQEFGINRQNQQRAKSSSSGGELDEEELLVNDEFSPSYGAVHFSNDVNPLEEDLDEFTPLLLPSSYASRDSDSPVMNFFADVYGKLLHYFNDDRSFTVKPGTNFNLNETFANKIPKGKKIAIPIRIEPKVYFATERTYLHWLSIGMILGATAMALLNYGRKSSVTASIGFFISALFVLSYSTYTYVWRVLMIREKKPVDYADKFGPNIICALIAAATFTTFVFKFFES